ACGTTACAAACGATTGTAGAAAAAATGCGAGTCACCAGGAAGGTAGGTAGTAGAGCATGCCGTCAGTGTCTTTCCTGTGACCTGTGTTCGTGGTGCACATGGCAGAATGCACAGTCTATACATAGGAACCAGAAGTTGGCTTCGAAACCAAATCACTCATTAGTCCTTCAGTACTGCAGTGAACGCTATCTAGCTAGCTAATTTCCCCTTGAAATCAGTTTTCTTGCGTGGCCATGGGTAGCCTTCCACTTGAAGCCATGATGCCACTGAACCCCGATTCATTCGCTGGGGAGTCCAGTGCCGTGGTCGACTTCCTCGCCGACTACTACCGCAACGTCGATAAGTATCCGGTCATGGCCAACACCCAGCCAGGGACCATCCGTAAGCTTCTTCCGGAGGCAGCCCCGGAGTTGGGCGACTCCCTGGATCGCATACTGGATGATGTGCAGCGGGATATCCTCCCCGGCCTCACACATTGGCAGAGCCCTAGCTTCTTTGCCTATTTCCCGGCGAATGCAAGCACCGCAGGGTTCGCCGGGGAGATGTTGTCGGCTGGTCTCAACGTCGTCCCGTTCGTCTGGACGGCGTCACCGGTGGCCACTGAGCTGGAGCAGGTCGTGGTTGACTGGATGGCTAGCCTCCTCGGCCTACCGGAGCGCTTCCACttcaagggaggaggaggcggtgtccTGCATGGGAGCACGTGCGAGGCGGTGGTGTGCACTCTCGCTGCCGCGCGCGACCGTGCACTCAGCAAGCTCGGACATGAGGGCATCCTCAAGCTTGTCGTGTATGCCTCGGACCAGACCCACGCAACCTTCCAGAAGGGCGCGAGCATCGTCGGCATCCCTCCAGCAAACTTCCGCATCCTGCGGACTTCGGCAAACTCGGGATACGGCCTGACCGCCAGCATCGTCCAAAGAGCAATCGAGGAAGACGTCGCCCGCGGGCTGGTTCCCCTTTACCTCTGCGCCACCGTCGGCACTACTGGTCTGGGGCCATTGACCGAGTGCGCGAGCTCGGCCATGTTGCCCGGCGTTATGGTAATTCATTCAACCTCCCTCTCTTATACGCTAATCACCCATACGGTGACACTAAATACGTAGAAATGGAATGCGCTATGCGGTCACAAGTCACGATTCATGCTCACTTAACAATCAACAATCAGTTCCTATaaccatctgacaagaataCATGTTTTACAGGAACCTGGCTGCACATCGACGCAGCCTACGCCGGAAGCGCAGCCATTTGCCCGGAGTTCCAAGGTCacctcgacggcgccgagctcgcGGACTCGGTGAGCATGAACCCACATAAGTGGTTCCTCACCAACATGGACTGCTGCTGCCTCTGGGTGGCGAACCCTACCACCATGACCGACGCACTGTCCACTGACCCGGAGTACCTCAAGAATGTCGGCACCGCGTCTAAGATGGCGGAAACGGTCGACTACAAGGACTGGCAGATCGCGCTGTCACGCCGCTTCCGTGCCATCAAACTCTGGGTGGTGCTACGGCGCTATGGAGCGGCGGGAATGCGCGCGCACATACGGAGGCACATCCAGATGGCAGAGTGGTTCGAGCACGTCGTGGCGGCGGACGAGCGGTTTGAGGTCGTGGTGCCAAGGAACTTCTCCTTGGTGtgcttccgcctccgcccgcggttCATGGCGGATAAAGCTGTGGAGGCCCTCAACCGCGACCTCCTCGCAGCGGTGAATGCAAGCGGCCGGGCGTTCATGACGCACTTCGTCGTGGACGACAAGTTTGTGATCCGCCTAGCCGCTGGTGGGTCAATGACAGAGATGCGGCACGTCCGGGCCGCGTGGGAGCTTCTCAAGGAGAAGGCCAACGACTTGATCGCCACCGGTTGTTAGTTATTGCTCATTGCTAGTGCTATACCATGCATGGCCAGCAACAGAAGCTGAGCATTCTATTATTGCTTCCATTCGTAGTTAGAGCACACCATGAATGCAATAGTCAATCCATCTGAACCATGAACATTCACTATGACCATGTATGCGACACAATATACATAAGTGCTAGTGCCGATATTGGATTCTATTGCTGGAGAAGCGGCTGCTTCTACGGAGCAGGCCGATTGAATTTTAAGTATGTTATGATACTTGTAAAAAATCGATGCTAGGCATGGATTCCTGGAAGGGGCCCGTCACAACTCACAATGGAAGGGACCCGTCATAACCAAGCTCGTTAATACAAAAGAAACATCAGGCGAAACAAATGGACGCTAAGCCACACACCTGGACAAATTTTACCCGAAATTTGCAACACGTCAAGAATATGCTTATCACTCAACCGTCTCACATCTCTTTTGTTTAAGGAAACCAGGCTCGTTACTACAAAATGAACACCAAGATGatagagctcttttacgatacacaatactactacttagtagtatatagtatatatataagatctaactgttcattattatggataatttagtaattattacaatgtaaaaagtgatatttcaaatagaatggtcttttaaactttctgctagtatcaaaaataaaattatagtggtgccatttgtgttttcttaccatgatacccttatactacctatactactcgtgtatactacccataccacaggcgtaggtttcagtagtatgtaattaatcttgaccgtcggatATGTTTATACTAGTCATTTTCGAACACAAGTATAGTCTAGTGTTGTATTtcgtaaaagagctcatatAATATGTTATAAAACTTATTTGTGAAAGCTAAAGGCAGCAACTGGGGATAAATTCCAGAATAGGTAAGAACAGAAATTTAAAAGGGCAAAATTTGTTGATGCATGGAAATGCATAGAATACTTATTGGAGCCAAGGCTCTTTTAGGTCCATGGGCTATTTAtgccccctccactcgcccattcagagttgctggagtgtccatACATCTATTGAAGACCAAGGCTCATCAAGTGACCAATGGAGAAACCACACATCCACCGTGATAATTTTAGAGCATCCACGTGACGATATTCAATGCGCTCAAATGGTGGTATTCAACTTAGAAAAAATAGTAGCACCAGAAGATCTGAGAGTCATCGGAGCAACCATcgaagcaattggtacaactgaGAAGTAAGCTTGAGTTGCAGCaagcaccagatgatccgacgGGGTCCTTTTcacaagcgtcggagcaatttgTAAAGAAGACGGAGAAAGACCTATAGCACCAGATATTCCGATGgctagaagatgaaggaatcggaccaagcatatttactttgaaaacGTCAAGAGAGTTTTTAGGAAAAactccttcagcaccggatgatccgacgttACGTTGGATGAATTTAGGTAGAGGTCCAACGGCTATATACGTCAGCAGGGGgcgtgtcacacccgattttaaggacaaaaccgagtgctttcaatacatgtgcgccaggaacaagttacacacatgtacaacataagtgaataacaaaggcAGTGCCAAagtgaataaagagagtattaaacttTATTACATGACGGAAAGTCTTAATAAAACACAAGCCTAACTTATTACGCAGCGGATTCCGAAGACGACGATGACACCACAGGctgctgactgaagaaccgtatgcctagaactcctcaaactcgTGCAGGTACTCCTCTAGATTGTCTTGGTCTGAAcaacggttttgcaagggtgagtacactcatggttggtactcaacaagtcatggggaatagtgtagtgtaaggccaacCAAGGTATAGCTAAAGCTAAatagcatcagcttttaattagcttggtcaaattttattagcaattaactaagtataaatTTATACCACcccaaattaaacatgaacataaataaagtaaacaaaaTATGCGCGGTatgacaacaatttaagtccatctttcgttagtattatcatgtgagggtccaggccgctcttaaccgtgagcacggctgatcgatcagttttacactctgcagaggtcgcacatctttacccacaagtcgcgtaaaagttcaaaagaactttggacccaaccatgcggtgtttgcaaggcaccataccacacttccgaggtgtgattgcatagggacgctacgaggcctttacaaagattcattagtcagtggtaacccgctaaggtttcggtgtctggcgtgcacaacctatctattgggggaaaatattaacgacctcctaatgccgcttaaagcaacagtcatgaaaGCCCAGGCCCACTAAGGTAACGAAATTGCTGTCGGCCCAACATGgaagggagaggccacgttccgcctcgcccgacccggggtCCCGGGGTCCGACGCCCCCGActccttgaagactaaactccgcctcgcctgaccttgggcgcgggggtcggactcgctcgggtccacaagacgaatatccgcatcgggcgcggactggagtATCAGGATGatgatctcgtgggtccccctatcgacctcgccataaatgcttCGCGACCCTGTCAGGACGAAAGGGAGTGGCGCCCCCAACGCAACCAGTCccgaataccggtgcgcggccgtgcggcgcgggctgcagtggccacggctccttctgattcgccacaaGGTACTCATGAGCCGCGCCGAACGACACAGGagggcgcatcgcttgctctcgcgccccgtgctcccaacggcagtGTCAGGGACGCGACGTGCGGGTCTTGCGGTAATTGGCGGGGCAGcagaatcggacctcctccctggcgggcacggatgccgaggctgaggctcatcatcacgctcAACGGCGatggcgaccagggagatcattgACAAGATTTGGAAGGAATCaccctccctcgccggacgcGCTGATAGGGACCGGGGGCCGGAACGAGAGCGGCGGCCTCgggaccctccccttgtatCATTTTACTACTTggcttatcctttctacctctTCTCTAGATGCCCGGCTCGACTGTAACCTCGAGCTCCCTCTTgtgatataaaaggaggacccgGGATCCTGGGACGGGGGACTCAGAATTTTTCCCTCAAGCCAACAGTACACTCTCGCACGCCCTTAGAGCACCAGcgcactcaagagacctgggatcagttccctctctcacccatctgtaacccctactatagaaccccgcgtgggtaatacgagcagcctcgatactggacgtaggccTTCCTTTGCCCAAACCaatctaaccccgtgtctccaacactagtctaagtcttgatccgcaaatcttgacaacgacagttggcgcaccaggtaggggacctttgcgcgtacgtctccggcttcagatggccaaccacgacatCAGCtacgctccgggctccctgatccatTTCGGGAGTCTAGACTTCCTcaccaccggggaggggatcgagctgatccctctcctcgtcttgcctgctcgtcccgccatcccgggccccggcgccgggacagcggcgagcggccaggcgcgcgccaGAGGGTCCTTCCCAGGTGGTtggctcttcgggctgcgcaatgccgcggtgacttacggtcgcctcctgacgcagtccatgaccgtgtcacccgcgagcaacaagctcgcaggcgtggcgaggacgatctccgacgccggctccagcaacgggagcagccacccctcgcgtgagtgcttcttggccgacgtgcactccgaggggtccaacgacaacggcgccgaggggagacagaggactcccccccccgcgcgccgcggctatgACCGGGGCCTTACCAAGGGCCCTGGAGCACTTtcggcagccggaggcgcgcgcggcgtcccgccaggaggtcgggcgcccccgccacgaaggcggagcgcgacagcgggcgcgcgacgtccaacAGCGTatctgcgcggacgaagagcgcCCTCAGCTCTTTGCTCATGCCAGCCAGAACGTCGCAGCCGTGGCGGCCCTACTCTggcaactccccgagccggcaatgcccgaggagcgacgggcgcgccaagagatgcgcgacttgctcgaatgcgccgccgtccagcaggcggaaagttccgcgTCCCGACGACGCGGacaaaacgccagcagggcggCGCCCGATGCGCCCCCGGAgagacggggggagtctgtccaccagcctcctcccagGGCAAACCAGGCTGCGTCCACCCAGCGGACACCACCACCCGTgggaggcggggctcgatccGTTCATCGACGCGTCGGCcctgtccgcgacgcccgcgacaccctggacgcgcggaggcgctcccgcgcggatagggaggacggggtagatcgcggctaccacgtccaccacGGCGGGCACTACGACAGCgaggaagaccgcagcccgagccccggcccGGCGGGGCCACGGGCCTcttccgcgcgcatcctgaacgcgacttttccgccgcgcttcaggcaaccgacgaatgtagccaaatactcgggggagacaaaCCCTGGGGTTTGgatcagcgattaccggctcgCATGCCTAGCCGGCCGGACGGACGAtgatctgttcatcatccgcaacctaccactcttcctggccgactcggcacgagcctggctggaacatatcccttcgggacggatccgctgctggaatgacctgaaggaggtatttataggaaacttccagggcacgtacacgtgCCCCGgtaactcctgggacctccggagctgtcgccagggatcagacgagtccctctgggactacatccggcgcttctcgaggaagcgcactgagctctccaacgtcgcggatgctgacgtcataggggccttcctagcgggaacctcctgccggcccctcgtccactagctagggcgccgaggctcgcgaaccacggaggagctcctcaacattgccaccagctacgcctcgggcgaagaggccgttggagcgatcttcgaccgctccaaaggtaaggcaaagcgggaggaggatgccgatgagggcacctccaaccgccagcagaagaagaagggcaagcagcggcgcgaggcccccctcgtagctgctgtcgagcgcaagcgaggacagCCACCCCCGGAGggcactcctggcttcttcgacaagctgcttaagggaccgtgcccgaaccacgagttccccgcgaaacacgcctacaaggactgcaacctcatgaagaggtacttcgtaggcaacccagtgaagggcgaccggaagcggaagcctaatgaggagaagaagggcgacgacgagaaggaagatggcttccccaaggtggacggctgcttcatgatcttcggcggcccgacggcgtacgactccaagcgacatcagaagctggagcgccgagaggtttacgcggccgagccggcaacgccggccttcctcgactggtcaggatcggccatcaccttcgaccggtccgaccacccgggatgCGTCCGGCATCCAGGATGCTACCCCCttgtcgtcgaccccatcgtcggcaggacgcgcctcaccaaggtgctcatggatgggggcagcggcctcaacatcctctacgccgagaccctcgacgctatggggattgaccgctcccgcctccgccccagcaaggcaccgttccacggcgtcgtgccaggAAAACAGGCGATGCCCCTTGGGCAAATCtacttgcccgtcactttcgggaccccttccaactacaggaaggaggtcctcacctttgaagtggtggggttccgcggaacctatcACGCCATCCTGGGGCGACCATGCTATgcaaagttcatggccatccccaactatacctacctcaagctcaagctgccgaggcccaacggggtcatcaccgttggcacgtctttccaaaaggtgtatgagtgcgacgtggagtgctgcgagtacgccgcagccatcatCTTCACGGGGGATCTGgtggtccagctcgcggagggcgccgaggaccagcccgactccaagcagttgaccacctccttcgaggccactgaaggcgtcaaggaggtcctcctcgaccccagcagctccgacggcaaGACCGTGCGGATCGgtgctaccctatctcccaaataggaaagcgcgctcgctcggcttcctccgcgcgaccagcgacgtcttcgcgtggaagccctcggacatgcccggcattccgagagaagtcgccgagcactccttgaacatcaaggctggctccaagccagtgaagcaaggactgcgccgctttgacgaggagaggcgcaaggccatcggcgaggagctccagaagcttttgacggccggattcatcaaggaagtgtagcaccccgagtggctagctaaccctgttcttgtatgaaaaaagaatgggaaatggaggatgtgtgttgattataccggtctcaacaaagcgtgcccaaaggatccatttcctttgccacgcatagatcagatagtcgtctcgaccgccgggtgcgaaacccttagcttccttgacgcgtattctaGCTACCAttagatcgcgatgaaagaatccgaccagctcgccacctctttcatcacccccttcggcccctactgctacgttaagatgccattcggcctcaaaaacacgGGGGCTACATTCCAgtgatgcatgctgaagtgcttcggggacctcatcgggcagacggttgaggcttacgttgacgatatcgtggtcaaatccaagaggggCCACCAGCTTGTCcctgacctcgaactagccttcgaaaggttgagggataagcgtattaagctcaatcccgaaaaatgcattttcggagttccaaggggcatgctgctaggcttcatcgtctccgtgcggggcatcgaagccaatccggagaagatagcagccatcagcgacatggggctaATCCGAAACATgaagggagtccagcgcgtcatgggatgcttagcggccctgagccgcttcatctcgcgccttggcgaacgggggcttcctctctatcgactcctgaagaagacagaccgcttcgaatggaccgacgaggcccaggaggcacttgacaaAGGACCTCCTAACGAAGGCCCCGGTCCTGGTCCTGACGACCGATAGCGAggccctcctgctctacatcgcggcgaccaccagGTGGTTAGCACGGCCTTAGTGGTGGAAcgggaagaggagggacacgctctcaaggtacaacgcccggtgtatttcgtcagcgaagtcctgtccgagtccaaggcgcgttacccgcagatccagaagctcatctacgccgtcctcatcacgaagaggaagctgcgccactacttcacctcccacccggtaacg
This genomic window from Setaria viridis chromosome 8, Setaria_viridis_v4.0, whole genome shotgun sequence contains:
- the LOC140220158 gene encoding uncharacterized protein, whose product is MDGGSGLNILYAETLDAMGIDRSRLRPSKAPFHGVVPGKQAMPLGQIYLPVTFGTPSNYRKEVLTFEVVGFRGTYHAILGRPCYAKFMAIPNYTYLKLKLPRPNGVITVGTSFQKVYECDVECCEYAAAIIFTGDLVVQLAEGAEDQPDSKQLTTSFEATEGVKEVLLDPSSSDGKTVRIGATLSPK